In a single window of the Candidatus Saccharimonadales bacterium genome:
- a CDS encoding type II secretion system protein yields the protein MFFWNRKRSGFTLIELLIVIGIIAVLAGIIYVAIDPARRLGEARDAERWGSVNAVLNAVLKYTVDNGGTLPTNLTAQ from the coding sequence ATGTTTTTTTGGAATCGAAAACGGTCCGGGTTCACACTGATTGAACTTTTAATTGTGATTGGTATTATTGCAGTCTTGGCCGGCATTATTTACGTCGCAATTGACCCCGCCCGAAGGCTTGGCGAGGCGCGGGACGCTGAGCGCTGGGGTTCGGTCAACGCGGTTTTGAACGCTGTCCTTAAGTACACGGTTGATAACGGCGGCACACTGCCAACTAACCTGACGGCTCAG